The following coding sequences lie in one Thalassoglobus polymorphus genomic window:
- a CDS encoding sialidase family protein encodes MRRHFRDIFSVTAITLTFVAATTASDRPPQGVAPGVEKPLRLSPGPENGRNSEGDFIQLKDGRLLLIYTKFIGTGDHAPAELVGRYSSDGGKTWSQDDVKVISRKEGEANLMSVSLLRLQNGKIALFYVQKYDSPQGENYSHLDYILMRTSSDEGETWSEPTYVVPKDHQGYRVLNNDRVVQLKSGRLVVPLAVHYLPGWPKWRNSAQILCYLSDDNGKTWRASQSTLESELLAQEPGVVELKDGKLMMFCRSRDCQLVTHSTDQGDTWSELKRSNIPQPTPSPASIERIPSTGDLLLVWNNGDDPLASAKPVGRRPFTAAISKDEGATWQHVQNIGADPEGWYCYTAIDFVGDHVVLGHCEYPRLNSLQITRLPVDWFYKGEKSSAKD; translated from the coding sequence ATGCGACGTCATTTTCGAGATATTTTTTCTGTCACTGCGATCACACTCACTTTCGTGGCTGCAACAACCGCCTCAGACCGTCCTCCTCAAGGTGTGGCACCGGGAGTCGAAAAGCCGCTTCGATTGTCTCCCGGACCGGAGAATGGCAGGAACAGTGAAGGAGACTTCATTCAGCTAAAAGATGGCCGTCTACTTCTGATTTACACAAAGTTTATCGGAACAGGCGATCATGCTCCGGCTGAGCTTGTAGGACGATACTCTTCTGACGGTGGAAAAACCTGGAGTCAGGATGACGTCAAAGTTATTTCGCGAAAAGAGGGCGAAGCGAACTTGATGTCAGTTTCACTCTTACGTTTACAGAATGGCAAGATCGCGCTCTTCTATGTTCAAAAATACGACAGTCCACAAGGAGAAAACTATTCTCACCTGGACTACATTCTGATGCGAACCAGTTCCGACGAAGGAGAAACATGGTCAGAACCAACTTATGTGGTCCCTAAAGATCACCAGGGCTATCGCGTCTTAAACAATGATCGCGTGGTTCAATTAAAGTCTGGCCGGTTGGTTGTTCCGTTGGCGGTTCATTATCTTCCCGGCTGGCCGAAGTGGCGGAATTCTGCACAAATTCTCTGCTACCTCTCTGACGACAATGGCAAAACCTGGCGAGCCAGTCAAAGCACACTCGAATCAGAATTACTCGCTCAGGAACCGGGAGTTGTGGAACTGAAAGATGGCAAACTCATGATGTTTTGCCGAAGTCGCGATTGTCAACTTGTCACACATTCCACTGATCAAGGCGACACATGGTCAGAATTAAAACGTTCAAACATTCCACAGCCAACTCCCTCTCCTGCCTCAATTGAACGCATCCCTTCAACGGGGGATTTACTACTGGTCTGGAATAATGGTGACGATCCGCTCGCCTCAGCAAAACCTGTTGGGCGTCGACCTTTCACCGCTGCAATCTCCAAGGATGAAGGAGCTACTTGGCAGCACGTCCAGAATATCGGTGCAGATCCAGAAGGATGGTATTGTTACACAGCCATCGATTTCGTTGGCGATCACGTGGTGCTGGGACACTGCGAATACCCAAGACTGAATTCGCTCCAGATTACTCGCCTGCCAGTTGATTGGTTTTACAAGGGTGAGAAAAGCTCCGCGAAAGATTGA
- a CDS encoding Dabb family protein, translating to MTQRAIEHTVTFRLQHAPKSPEETDFLNAAAKLAEIPGVQDFQIRRQTSPKNSHTFGISMWFATPQEFVDYSEHPAHVEFVQNRWLKEVADFQEADFEPLS from the coding sequence ATGACACAACGCGCCATTGAACATACAGTTACTTTTCGCTTGCAACATGCCCCGAAATCCCCGGAGGAGACAGACTTCCTGAACGCAGCGGCAAAACTCGCTGAGATTCCTGGTGTGCAAGACTTTCAAATTCGTCGTCAAACGAGTCCGAAGAATTCTCACACGTTCGGCATCTCAATGTGGTTCGCAACTCCTCAAGAATTTGTAGACTACAGCGAACATCCCGCTCATGTTGAGTTCGTTCAAAATCGCTGGCTGAAAGAAGTTGCCGATTTTCAGGAAGCTGACTTCGAGCCACTGAGTTAA
- a CDS encoding 3-keto-disaccharide hydrolase, producing the protein MLRTRHRASAMLIALLTLAGLNQLSSTLQAAPPKGFTSIFNGKDLTGWKGLVGNPKTRAAMSAEELASAQKEADEVMRAHWKVEDGVLVFDGKGKSLCTDKDYGDFELYVDWKILEGGDSGIYLRGSPQVQIWDTEHEPYFRHGAENGSGSLWNNKKHQRFPLVKADKPVGEWNTMYIRMVGEQVTIKLNDQLVADNVVMENLWERNLPIYRNGQIELQNHGNTLYFRELYVREIPGSEANEILQAQEKNKGFEKIFNGKDLTGWKGAVDSYEVVDGKLICKEGAIGSLYTEKEYSDFVATSEFKLPPAGNNGFILRYAGEGQPHIAGLELQILDSEDPKYAKLDPRQYHGSVYGLVPAHRGYLRPTGEWNFQKVTMRGSNIIVELNGTTILNADLSQVKESKDGEVPAGAKRKSGHFGLAAHRDPVEFRNLAIRELPGEPAVPPSRDIAISPTDGPIKIFNGRNLEGMYTWIRGSDYADPKKIFTVKDGMIHISGDGYGGLITNESYRDYHLILEFKWGKKTWGNRVDRTRDSGLLVHCWGPDGGLSNTWMASIEAQIIEGGVGDILVLSGSDPVTGQAYPVSLTAEITKDRDGEKVWKKGGERTTLSRGRINWYGRDVDWVDKIDFRGKDDVESPFGEWTRMEVIADGGHLLYKVNGVVVNEGFEAKPDFGKLLLQTEQAEMFVRRYELWPIGKAPKDKLKQ; encoded by the coding sequence ATGTTACGAACTCGTCATCGCGCATCAGCGATGCTGATCGCCCTATTAACCCTTGCAGGGCTCAATCAGCTCTCGTCGACGCTCCAGGCGGCCCCTCCCAAAGGGTTCACGTCGATTTTCAACGGCAAAGATTTGACCGGTTGGAAAGGTCTTGTCGGAAATCCAAAGACTCGCGCAGCGATGTCCGCAGAAGAGCTTGCATCTGCACAGAAGGAAGCAGATGAAGTCATGCGGGCACACTGGAAAGTTGAAGATGGTGTACTCGTCTTTGATGGAAAAGGGAAAAGCCTTTGCACCGACAAAGACTATGGAGATTTTGAACTCTACGTTGACTGGAAAATCCTCGAAGGAGGAGACAGCGGAATTTATCTGCGAGGCAGCCCTCAGGTTCAAATCTGGGATACCGAACACGAACCTTACTTCCGCCATGGAGCTGAGAATGGTTCAGGATCGCTCTGGAACAATAAAAAACATCAGCGATTTCCGCTTGTCAAAGCAGATAAGCCGGTTGGCGAATGGAACACCATGTACATTCGCATGGTTGGCGAACAAGTGACAATCAAGTTGAACGATCAACTCGTCGCTGACAATGTTGTCATGGAAAACCTTTGGGAACGCAACTTGCCAATTTACCGCAATGGGCAGATCGAATTGCAAAACCATGGCAACACTCTCTATTTCCGAGAGCTTTACGTTCGTGAAATCCCGGGAAGTGAAGCCAATGAAATTCTGCAAGCTCAAGAGAAGAACAAAGGCTTTGAGAAAATTTTCAATGGAAAAGATCTCACCGGTTGGAAGGGCGCAGTCGACAGCTATGAAGTTGTCGATGGCAAACTCATCTGTAAAGAGGGAGCAATCGGATCGCTCTACACAGAGAAAGAATACTCAGACTTCGTCGCCACCTCAGAGTTCAAACTTCCGCCAGCAGGCAATAATGGGTTCATTCTTCGTTACGCTGGTGAAGGGCAACCACATATTGCAGGACTTGAACTGCAAATTCTCGATTCGGAAGATCCGAAATATGCCAAGCTCGATCCCCGACAGTACCACGGATCTGTCTACGGTTTAGTTCCAGCTCATCGTGGCTATTTACGCCCAACAGGAGAATGGAACTTCCAGAAAGTCACGATGCGTGGCTCCAATATCATTGTCGAATTGAACGGAACTACGATTCTGAATGCCGACTTGTCGCAAGTCAAAGAATCGAAAGATGGAGAAGTTCCTGCTGGGGCAAAACGAAAGAGCGGTCACTTCGGACTGGCTGCACACCGTGACCCGGTTGAATTCCGTAATCTTGCGATTCGCGAATTACCCGGCGAGCCAGCAGTTCCTCCATCACGTGACATCGCAATCAGCCCGACCGATGGTCCGATCAAAATCTTCAACGGTCGTAACCTGGAAGGGATGTACACCTGGATTCGTGGTTCAGATTACGCTGATCCCAAGAAAATCTTCACAGTCAAAGACGGCATGATTCATATTTCCGGCGACGGTTACGGCGGATTGATCACCAATGAATCCTACCGTGACTACCACCTCATTCTGGAATTCAAATGGGGTAAGAAAACCTGGGGAAATCGTGTCGATCGAACACGCGACTCCGGTCTTTTGGTCCATTGCTGGGGACCGGACGGGGGGCTTTCAAATACATGGATGGCATCCATTGAAGCTCAAATCATTGAAGGTGGAGTTGGCGATATTCTCGTGCTGTCCGGCTCTGATCCCGTGACAGGTCAGGCTTATCCGGTTTCATTGACTGCAGAAATCACAAAAGACCGAGATGGCGAAAAAGTCTGGAAGAAAGGTGGCGAACGAACCACACTTTCCAGAGGACGCATCAACTGGTATGGACGAGATGTGGACTGGGTCGACAAGATCGACTTCCGAGGAAAAGATGACGTCGAAAGCCCATTCGGTGAGTGGACACGAATGGAAGTCATTGCAGATGGCGGACACTTGCTTTACAAAGTCAATGGCGTTGTCGTCAACGAAGGTTTCGAAGCGAAGCCCGATTTCGGAAAGCTGCTTCTGCAAACCGAACAGGCTGAAATGTTCGTAAGACGCTACGAATTGTGGCCCATCGGCAAAGCTCCGAAAGACAAGCTGAAGCAGTAA
- a CDS encoding glycoside hydrolase family protein, whose amino-acid sequence MNIVLGLFALAVASVSDVDQTKIDDVKSGKITEARASWWGFDPVDSTKSLQSAIDSGAKRVIIEDMGQPWIVTPINAASDQELVFEKGAVLQAKRGEFKGSTDSLLNIVNKKNVTISGYGATLKMHRDDYAKAPYKKAEWRNTLLIRGSSNVKVSGLTMMESGGDGIYLGVGSGGKTNKDVHILDVVLDKHYRQGISVITAENLLIENTIMKNTAGTSPMAGIDFEPNHANESLVNCVMRNCVAEDNAGVGYAFYLPNMTAKSKPISIRLENCVARGSNRAPISFTNGEGGDQGPMTGTVDFIDCDFSGGKGAVTTLRSKPLEGAKIRFVNCKLKPGAGDAKTPVIQFMTRVGDQRDVGGIHFENCVIEDSIGRPVMSFHDGAGGLRLADITGDVTIRAGNKETQLQITPELLAKLHHGNTFKRFPRYDTEELDFVPVNSNKIDQTFRQTSFTQRKWGTYLIFAERDKEIKITLNHLKVGNYSGQPIQVNAITPSGKDLNVGKVPFLSTTSLSFVAPETGLYRIPIQSGPNKFQLSSTNCPTVMSGEKTRVWLISSVGDLYFYVPANTKDFGVKIFGEGMEGIGAAILNPQGKSVWEKATIAMPEQFVGVPESEQGEIWTLRLSRPATGSMEDYYIELQGIPPFLGTNREGLLKPVM is encoded by the coding sequence ATGAATATCGTTCTCGGACTCTTCGCCTTGGCTGTCGCTTCTGTCAGCGATGTCGATCAAACAAAAATTGATGACGTCAAATCAGGAAAGATCACTGAGGCTCGTGCATCGTGGTGGGGTTTTGATCCAGTTGACTCTACGAAAAGTCTTCAAAGTGCGATCGACTCGGGGGCAAAGCGTGTCATCATCGAAGATATGGGGCAGCCTTGGATTGTCACCCCGATCAATGCAGCCAGTGATCAAGAACTGGTTTTCGAAAAAGGTGCAGTCCTTCAAGCGAAGAGGGGGGAATTCAAAGGGTCGACCGATTCTCTTTTGAATATTGTTAACAAGAAAAACGTGACGATTTCGGGGTACGGAGCGACCTTGAAAATGCACCGGGACGATTACGCGAAGGCCCCTTACAAGAAAGCTGAGTGGAGAAACACGTTACTGATCCGAGGGAGTTCGAACGTTAAAGTTTCGGGGCTCACCATGATGGAAAGCGGGGGCGACGGAATCTATCTCGGGGTTGGAAGTGGCGGGAAAACGAACAAAGATGTTCACATTCTCGATGTCGTTCTCGACAAACATTATCGCCAGGGAATCAGCGTCATTACCGCGGAAAATCTTCTGATCGAGAATACGATCATGAAGAACACCGCTGGGACCAGTCCGATGGCTGGCATCGATTTTGAACCGAATCATGCCAATGAATCACTCGTGAATTGTGTGATGCGAAACTGTGTTGCAGAAGACAATGCGGGCGTTGGATATGCTTTCTATCTCCCCAACATGACAGCCAAATCGAAACCGATTTCGATCCGACTTGAGAACTGCGTGGCCCGTGGTTCGAATCGTGCACCGATTTCTTTTACTAATGGTGAAGGTGGTGACCAAGGCCCAATGACCGGAACGGTTGACTTCATTGACTGCGACTTCTCCGGCGGGAAAGGAGCGGTTACCACTCTCAGAAGTAAACCGCTTGAAGGAGCAAAAATACGCTTCGTGAACTGTAAGTTGAAGCCCGGTGCAGGGGACGCAAAAACTCCGGTGATTCAGTTCATGACGAGAGTTGGTGATCAGCGCGACGTCGGCGGGATTCACTTTGAGAACTGCGTGATTGAAGATTCAATTGGCCGACCCGTGATGAGCTTTCATGATGGTGCTGGCGGGCTAAGGCTGGCTGACATCACCGGGGATGTGACAATTCGGGCTGGAAACAAGGAGACACAATTACAGATCACTCCGGAATTACTGGCGAAATTGCACCATGGGAACACTTTCAAACGGTTCCCGAGATATGATACTGAGGAGCTTGATTTCGTTCCTGTCAACTCAAACAAGATCGATCAGACTTTCAGGCAGACTTCATTCACTCAGCGTAAGTGGGGGACGTATCTGATTTTTGCCGAACGAGACAAAGAAATCAAAATCACTTTGAACCATTTGAAAGTTGGAAACTATTCCGGGCAGCCAATTCAGGTCAATGCAATCACCCCCAGCGGGAAAGATTTGAACGTTGGGAAAGTTCCGTTTCTGTCGACCACTTCGCTTAGCTTTGTCGCACCTGAAACCGGTCTCTACAGAATCCCGATCCAAAGTGGTCCGAATAAATTTCAATTGTCCTCCACGAATTGCCCGACTGTCATGTCAGGTGAGAAGACACGAGTCTGGTTGATCTCTTCGGTCGGCGATTTGTACTTCTACGTCCCCGCCAATACGAAAGACTTCGGAGTGAAAATTTTCGGAGAAGGGATGGAAGGGATCGGGGCAGCGATACTGAACCCTCAAGGGAAATCTGTGTGGGAGAAGGCAACAATAGCCATGCCAGAGCAATTCGTTGGTGTTCCTGAATCCGAACAGGGGGAAATCTGGACACTGCGACTGTCGCGACCTGCTACGGGATCAATGGAAGACTACTACATTGAACTGCAAGGAATTCCGCCATTTCTGGGAACGAACCGTGAAGGCCTGTTGAAGCCCGTGATGTAA
- a CDS encoding neutral/alkaline non-lysosomal ceramidase N-terminal domain-containing protein, which translates to MINFPVVSTKSSPSLISRFIVVLACFCSVSEGAENLTQKAPAFLAGVAAVDITPTQFPVIVNGQFLEGKADRAHDRLMSRAMVLDDGETRLAIVVVDSLMIQRHLLDDAKEMAHESTGIPVDRMLISATHTHSAPSAMGCLGSRPDVEYQQFLVGQIAKSIHQAAEKMQPAKVGWTVVKDYEHNHCRRWIYRPDRMASDPFGVRNVRAHMHPGYLSKNHIAPSGPADTDLSLISVQTKEGQPLGVLANYALHYYGAPLVSGDFCGRFGNKFAELIGVKENTDSFVGIMSQGTSGDSMWMDYGSPAQKRDLDQYTLEVAQVAREAYKTIQYQDHVSLAMAEAKLKLQRRAPDDERLKWSQSILEELGDQLPKSRAEIYAREQIYLHEEPEVEIKLQAVRIGDIGITAIPNEVYGLTGLKLKAQSPLQPTFNIELANGAQGYIPPPEQHALGGYTTWPARTAGLEVQAEPQIVETLLGLLEKVAGKPRREIEAHTNDYSTSIFASKPAAYWRFNEMSGSRAVDAIGQNHGTYENGVAYFLPGFAETSEQQKKTANRAAHFAGGRMQSEVKGLGDTWSAELWFWNGLPNDARAVTGYILSRGTPGQKDAAGDHLGIGGTYQNAENAGKLIFFNGNEKDELLIGKTVLPTKTWNHVAIVRDGQQVKIYLNGNTTPEIRGEVSVTHPKDVDDIFVGGRNDGLAPFEGKLSEIAIYKRTLTLQEIASHFSSSGFALAEQQDETSPTTGSITPEDPPLSPEETLAVTHIRDGYEIELIAAEPLVKDPVAIAWGTDGRLWVAEMADYPLGMDGKGKPGGRVRYLEDTNNDGQYDRSTLFLDGIRFPTGLMPWRNGVLITAAPEILFAEDTTGDGKADKQEVLYSGFQEGNQQLRVNGLRWGLDNWIYCASGAHHGGYGADRKLHSTRSDATVELGSRDFRFRPDTGDIDPQSGPSQFGRNRDDWGNWFGQQNSFPLWHFVLQDHYLRRNPHFAPPDPRKILVGERNPKVYPAKSPQKRFHGFEQSGRFTSACSAIVYRDELLFPRELNSEHAFTCEPFHNLVQHNVIETEGPSFMSHRDSAEKETDFFASKDRWCRPVMVRTGPDGALWVVDMYRYMIEHPRWLPPEGQKELEPFYRSGENLGRIYRIVPKGQKPRPIQNLETLNPAELVELLNSPSGEQRDLASQLIQWKNDPATVAPLEEIARKSENPLGRLHALCTLDGLGKLTPSIVEQALQDAHPGVRRHAIRLAEPMGEQHPELIAKAIELADDADARVRLQLSCTLGEWSGKASADALVDLTISDANDPYLVSARMSSINQSNLSDVLSSALLKIENPAAGQLVGQLLALSVAFENQAATLDGLEAVLRTQNPELQTWQWKTIAELFDALQRRDLPLNKLLNEEGQRGESLQLQIDDLVAEAFATAVDSNAEESLRIAAIPLLARNPATRSADLSKLATLLTPQTPPSVQVAVVRHLGSTSDRKVSAHLLEGWSSHGPALRNEMIAILSTRREWLTDLLDAIESGSVARTDIGASARQVLSAYRDKNIRERISKLLAESGSEDRRQVVQEYQNVLSLKGSVSRGKEIFKKQCSTCHKLDNVGFDIGPNLRSLTDMKPSSLLTSILDPSAAVDGKFVTYVAATEDGRVYTGIMAAETANSITLVEQEKKQRVILRNQLAEIRSTGKSLMPEGLEKTMKPQDFADVIEYVRQKDSK; encoded by the coding sequence GTGATCAATTTTCCTGTTGTCTCAACGAAGTCCTCTCCGAGTCTGATTTCCCGTTTCATCGTTGTCCTCGCTTGCTTCTGCTCCGTCAGCGAAGGGGCAGAAAATCTCACTCAGAAAGCCCCTGCTTTCCTGGCGGGTGTCGCTGCGGTGGATATTACTCCGACGCAGTTTCCGGTCATTGTGAATGGACAGTTTCTCGAAGGGAAGGCAGACCGTGCTCATGACCGATTGATGTCACGTGCGATGGTCTTGGACGACGGCGAGACGCGCTTAGCAATTGTCGTCGTTGACAGTCTGATGATTCAGCGTCATCTCCTGGACGACGCTAAGGAGATGGCCCACGAGTCGACTGGGATTCCTGTCGATCGGATGCTGATCTCTGCAACACACACGCATTCCGCTCCGTCAGCGATGGGATGTCTTGGAAGTCGACCAGACGTTGAGTACCAACAGTTTTTGGTCGGTCAGATTGCCAAGAGTATTCATCAGGCAGCTGAGAAGATGCAACCGGCGAAAGTCGGTTGGACAGTGGTGAAAGATTACGAACACAACCATTGTCGTCGCTGGATTTATCGCCCTGATCGCATGGCGTCTGATCCTTTTGGTGTTCGTAACGTACGAGCACACATGCATCCGGGGTATTTAAGTAAAAATCATATCGCTCCTTCAGGACCAGCAGACACTGACCTGTCATTGATTTCAGTACAGACAAAAGAAGGTCAGCCATTAGGCGTCTTGGCAAATTATGCACTTCATTATTATGGAGCGCCTCTCGTGTCAGGCGACTTCTGCGGTCGCTTCGGGAACAAGTTCGCAGAACTGATCGGAGTCAAAGAAAATACCGATTCCTTCGTGGGGATCATGTCGCAAGGAACAAGCGGCGACAGCATGTGGATGGATTATGGATCACCGGCACAGAAACGGGATCTCGATCAATACACACTCGAAGTCGCCCAAGTGGCTCGCGAAGCATACAAAACGATTCAGTATCAAGATCATGTTTCACTCGCAATGGCTGAAGCGAAGTTGAAACTCCAACGACGTGCACCAGACGATGAGCGCTTGAAGTGGTCGCAGTCGATTCTCGAAGAGCTGGGTGATCAATTACCAAAGTCCAGAGCTGAAATTTATGCTCGCGAGCAAATCTATCTGCATGAAGAACCGGAAGTTGAAATTAAGTTACAGGCGGTCCGAATCGGTGACATCGGAATCACAGCGATTCCGAATGAAGTGTATGGTCTCACCGGGCTTAAGCTCAAAGCCCAAAGCCCGCTTCAACCGACCTTTAACATCGAGCTGGCAAACGGAGCGCAAGGCTATATCCCTCCTCCAGAACAACATGCGTTAGGGGGCTACACAACCTGGCCAGCACGGACAGCAGGACTGGAAGTTCAGGCAGAACCCCAAATTGTCGAGACACTATTGGGACTTCTCGAAAAGGTCGCAGGCAAGCCTCGTCGTGAAATTGAGGCACATACCAACGACTACTCAACAAGCATATTCGCCTCGAAACCGGCAGCATATTGGCGATTCAACGAAATGTCAGGGAGCCGCGCAGTCGATGCGATTGGACAGAATCACGGAACGTACGAAAACGGTGTGGCGTATTTCTTGCCGGGATTCGCTGAGACTTCAGAGCAGCAAAAGAAAACTGCCAATCGAGCAGCTCACTTTGCTGGTGGGCGAATGCAATCAGAAGTGAAAGGTTTGGGCGACACCTGGTCAGCCGAGTTGTGGTTCTGGAATGGTTTACCGAATGATGCTCGTGCGGTCACCGGCTACATTCTCTCACGTGGGACACCGGGACAAAAAGATGCTGCCGGTGATCATCTTGGAATTGGTGGCACATATCAGAATGCAGAAAATGCTGGCAAGCTGATCTTCTTCAATGGAAACGAGAAGGATGAACTGCTCATCGGGAAGACTGTGCTGCCCACAAAAACCTGGAATCATGTCGCCATCGTTCGAGACGGGCAACAGGTCAAAATTTACTTGAATGGAAACACCACTCCGGAAATTCGTGGGGAAGTTTCCGTCACACACCCGAAGGATGTCGATGACATTTTCGTCGGTGGTCGAAATGATGGACTCGCACCATTCGAAGGAAAGTTGTCAGAAATCGCGATTTACAAACGTACTCTCACCCTGCAAGAAATTGCATCACATTTCAGTTCATCGGGATTTGCGTTAGCAGAACAACAGGATGAAACTTCTCCCACCACCGGTTCGATTACACCTGAGGATCCTCCACTTTCCCCAGAAGAAACTTTGGCCGTTACGCATATTCGTGACGGATATGAAATTGAACTGATCGCAGCGGAACCATTGGTGAAAGACCCGGTCGCGATTGCGTGGGGAACTGATGGTCGGCTGTGGGTCGCAGAGATGGCTGACTATCCACTCGGCATGGATGGCAAAGGAAAGCCAGGCGGGCGTGTTCGATATTTAGAGGATACGAACAACGATGGACAATACGATCGCTCAACTCTGTTCCTGGATGGAATACGATTTCCAACCGGATTGATGCCCTGGCGAAATGGTGTCCTCATCACTGCCGCTCCAGAGATTCTCTTCGCAGAAGACACAACCGGCGACGGCAAAGCGGATAAGCAGGAGGTGTTGTATTCCGGGTTTCAGGAAGGGAATCAACAGCTACGAGTCAACGGCTTGCGTTGGGGACTCGACAACTGGATCTACTGCGCGAGTGGAGCCCATCACGGCGGTTACGGGGCCGATCGGAAACTTCACTCAACAAGATCAGACGCGACGGTTGAACTCGGAAGCCGAGACTTCCGGTTTCGCCCCGACACTGGCGACATCGATCCTCAAAGTGGTCCGTCACAATTCGGTCGAAATCGAGATGATTGGGGGAACTGGTTTGGTCAGCAGAACAGTTTCCCGCTCTGGCATTTTGTTTTGCAGGATCATTACCTGCGACGAAACCCTCACTTCGCGCCCCCTGATCCGCGCAAGATTCTAGTCGGTGAGCGAAATCCCAAAGTTTATCCAGCCAAGAGCCCGCAGAAACGCTTCCATGGATTCGAACAGTCGGGACGATTTACCTCCGCCTGCTCAGCCATCGTATATCGAGACGAATTACTCTTCCCGCGAGAGTTGAATTCGGAGCACGCTTTCACGTGCGAACCGTTTCATAATCTTGTTCAGCATAATGTCATCGAAACCGAAGGGCCAAGCTTTATGTCCCATCGAGATTCAGCAGAGAAAGAGACCGACTTCTTTGCTTCGAAAGATCGCTGGTGTCGCCCTGTGATGGTGAGAACGGGTCCAGACGGAGCGTTGTGGGTTGTGGACATGTATCGCTACATGATCGAGCATCCGCGGTGGCTGCCGCCAGAAGGTCAAAAAGAACTGGAACCGTTCTACCGTTCAGGAGAGAATCTGGGCCGCATCTATCGGATTGTTCCGAAAGGTCAGAAGCCGCGTCCGATTCAAAACCTGGAAACTCTCAATCCGGCTGAACTTGTCGAACTGTTAAACAGCCCCAGCGGAGAACAACGAGACTTGGCGAGTCAGTTGATCCAATGGAAAAACGACCCTGCGACAGTTGCCCCGCTCGAAGAGATCGCCCGAAAGAGTGAGAATCCGCTGGGTCGCCTGCATGCCCTCTGCACTCTTGATGGACTCGGCAAACTGACACCCTCGATTGTCGAACAGGCCCTGCAAGATGCACACCCCGGAGTCCGACGCCACGCAATTCGACTGGCTGAACCGATGGGCGAACAACATCCAGAGTTGATCGCCAAAGCAATTGAACTTGCGGATGATGCCGACGCTCGTGTTCGTCTTCAACTCTCTTGCACGTTGGGCGAATGGTCCGGTAAGGCGAGTGCAGATGCTCTCGTCGATCTCACCATTTCCGATGCGAACGATCCGTATCTCGTTTCAGCTCGAATGAGTTCAATCAATCAATCGAACCTCAGTGATGTCTTATCTTCTGCATTACTGAAAATTGAAAACCCTGCCGCAGGTCAACTTGTCGGGCAACTGCTCGCGTTGTCAGTGGCGTTTGAAAATCAAGCGGCCACGCTGGACGGATTAGAAGCAGTCCTGAGAACCCAAAATCCGGAGTTGCAAACATGGCAATGGAAAACGATCGCTGAGCTATTCGATGCTCTACAACGTCGCGATCTACCCCTGAACAAGTTGCTCAACGAAGAAGGTCAACGCGGAGAGTCACTACAGTTGCAAATAGACGACCTTGTCGCTGAAGCGTTTGCAACGGCAGTTGACTCGAATGCAGAAGAATCTCTTCGCATTGCAGCCATCCCTTTACTCGCACGGAATCCCGCAACACGATCTGCCGATCTCAGCAAACTCGCCACCCTACTGACACCACAAACTCCGCCATCGGTTCAGGTTGCAGTTGTTCGTCACCTGGGGTCAACCTCTGACAGGAAAGTCAGCGCTCATTTGCTGGAAGGCTGGAGCAGCCACGGACCGGCGCTGAGAAATGAAATGATAGCGATCTTGTCGACTCGTCGTGAATGGTTAACCGATCTGCTGGACGCCATCGAATCCGGGAGTGTCGCCCGTACCGATATCGGGGCCTCTGCACGCCAGGTCCTTTCAGCCTATCGCGATAAAAACATTCGCGAACGCATTTCGAAGTTGCTCGCCGAATCGGGAAGCGAAGACCGACGCCAGGTTGTTCAAGAATATCAAAACGTACTCAGCCTCAAGGGATCAGTGAGTCGTGGTAAAGAGATCTTCAAGAAGCAGTGTTCAACTTGCCACAAACTCGACAACGTTGGCTTTGACATTGGTCCGAATTTGCGATCTCTCACTGACATGAAACCGAGTAGCCTGCTCACGTCGATTCTCGACCCGAGTGCCGCAGTCGACGGAAAGTTTGTCACCTACGTCGCAGCGACCGAAGATGGTCGTGTCTATACCGGAATCATGGCAGCAGAGACCGCCAACAGCATCACTCTCGTCGAACAGGAAAAGAAGCAGCGAGTGATTCTCCGGAACCAGCTGGCAGAAATCCGCAGCACTGGAAAATCCCTGATGCCAGAAGGCTTGGAAAAAACGATGAAACCGCAAGACTTCGCCGACGTGATCGAATACGTTCGCCAGAAGGATTCGAAATAA